In Enterobacter sp. 638, a single window of DNA contains:
- a CDS encoding HNH endonuclease codes for MKLTIEVSKPSQLLTLTPKSFVSKRNLFDLIQFSKQTQSEFYEEPDWIINNTPQQGINWIGKFPELKAVIIKTKKGSYAEDGWKDNDKTMFSYSFKAKKGIISYNDNANKALINQPTSCYPILLFIESSNNWSFEGLFTVTDMDNSSVILKRILSLLDLSRGYSNDAPPPKKTDTKYLEGERKFVTHLLAERNAQVIKELKNKAPWVCDVCNLEFINSYSKNYIEAHHKKPLHTYKNSHTVTTNDFALLCPNCHKAVHILLREDNLEYVSAKEKILSFLNKE; via the coding sequence ATGAAATTAACAATAGAAGTAAGTAAACCCTCCCAACTGCTAACTTTAACACCGAAAAGTTTCGTCTCTAAGAGAAATCTTTTTGATCTGATACAGTTTTCTAAACAAACTCAGTCTGAATTTTACGAAGAACCAGACTGGATAATCAACAACACTCCTCAACAAGGTATCAACTGGATTGGTAAATTTCCCGAGTTAAAAGCAGTTATTATCAAAACGAAAAAAGGAAGTTATGCAGAAGATGGATGGAAGGATAATGATAAAACTATGTTTAGTTATTCATTTAAAGCAAAAAAAGGTATTATAAGTTATAATGACAATGCCAATAAAGCTCTAATTAATCAACCAACTAGTTGCTATCCAATTCTACTTTTCATCGAGAGTTCAAATAACTGGAGCTTTGAGGGCCTTTTCACAGTTACTGACATGGACAATTCATCTGTCATATTAAAAAGAATACTGTCGCTTCTAGATTTATCCAGGGGCTATTCCAATGACGCCCCTCCGCCAAAAAAAACTGATACAAAATATTTGGAAGGAGAAAGAAAATTCGTTACGCACTTACTTGCTGAGCGTAACGCACAAGTAATTAAAGAGTTGAAAAACAAGGCACCATGGGTTTGTGATGTATGCAATTTAGAGTTTATTAATTCATATTCTAAAAATTATATAGAAGCCCATCATAAAAAACCTTTGCACACCTATAAAAATTCGCACACGGTGACTACTAATGACTTTGCTTTACTGTGCCCAAACTGCCATAAAGCAGTTCATATTTTGTTGCGTGAAGATAATTTAGAATATGTTAGTGCCAAAGAAAAAATATTGTCTTTCCTCAATAAAGAATAA
- the yacL gene encoding protein YacL → MDYEFLRDITGGVKVRMSMGHEVVGHWFNEEVKENLALLDEVEQAARTIKGSERSWQRIGHEYTLWMDGEEVMVRANQMEISGDEMEEGMSYYDEESFSLCGVEDFLQVVKAYREFMQQK, encoded by the coding sequence ATGGATTACGAATTTTTACGCGACATCACCGGTGGGGTGAAAGTGCGTATGTCGATGGGCCATGAAGTGGTCGGGCACTGGTTTAACGAAGAGGTCAAAGAAAACCTCGCGTTGCTCGATGAGGTGGAACAAGCGGCACGTACGATAAAAGGCAGCGAGCGGTCCTGGCAGCGTATTGGTCACGAATACACGCTATGGATGGACGGTGAAGAAGTCATGGTGCGCGCCAACCAGATGGAAATCTCGGGCGACGAAATGGAAGAGGGAATGAGCTATTACGATGAAGAGAGTTTCTCACTGTGCGGCGTTGAGGACTTTTTACAGGTCGTGAAAGCCTACCGTGAGTTTATGCAACAGAAGTAA
- the speD gene encoding adenosylmethionine decarboxylase, whose amino-acid sequence MKKLKLHGFNNLTKSLSFCIYDICYVKTAEERDGYIAYIDELYNANRLTEILSETCSIIGANILNIARQDYEPQGASVTILVSEEPVDPQLIDPTEHPGPLPEAVVAHLDKSHICVHTYPESHPEAGLCTFRADIEVSTCGVISPLNALNYLIHQLESDIVTIDYRVRGFTRDINGMKYFIDHEINSIQNFMSEDMKGLYDMMDVNVYQENIFHTKMLLKEFDLKHYMFHTQPEDLSEEERKVITDLLWKEMREIYYGRNIPAV is encoded by the coding sequence TTGAAAAAGCTGAAACTGCATGGCTTTAACAACCTGACTAAAAGCCTGAGTTTTTGTATTTACGATATCTGCTACGTCAAAACCGCAGAAGAGCGCGATGGTTATATCGCCTATATCGACGAACTCTACAACGCCAACCGTCTGACCGAAATCCTGTCAGAAACCTGCTCCATCATCGGAGCCAATATTCTGAACATTGCGCGTCAGGATTATGAGCCGCAAGGCGCGAGCGTGACGATCCTGGTGAGCGAAGAGCCTGTGGATCCACAGCTTATCGATCCGACCGAACATCCTGGCCCTCTGCCAGAGGCTGTGGTGGCCCATCTCGATAAAAGCCACATCTGCGTACATACCTATCCGGAAAGCCACCCAGAAGCCGGGCTGTGCACTTTCCGCGCCGATATAGAAGTGTCGACCTGCGGCGTGATTTCACCGCTCAATGCGCTGAACTATCTGATCCACCAGCTTGAATCCGATATCGTGACGATTGATTATCGCGTGCGCGGTTTTACCCGTGATATCAATGGCATGAAGTACTTTATTGATCATGAAATCAACTCGATCCAGAACTTTATGTCTGAGGACATGAAGGGGCTGTACGACATGATGGATGTGAACGTGTATCAAGAAAATATCTTCCACACCAAGATGTTGCTTAAGGAGTTCGACCTTAAGCACTACATGTTCCATACCCAGCCGGAAGATTTAAGCGAAGAGGAGCGAAAGGTCATCACCGACCTGCTCTGGAAAGAGATGCGCGAAATCTACTACGGCCGCAATATTCCGGCCGTGTAA